From the Deinococcus gobiensis I-0 genome, the window TTCCCGACCCCGACTACCAGCGCACGGTGCAGGTCGGCGGCCCCGGCCCGGCCGACCACCCGGCCGCCGACCACCGGATCGTGTATGACCACCGCCTATTCGCGGACGTGTTCGCCTCGGCAGGCTTCGGGGTGCGGCTGCTCGAATACTGCGACGAGGCGGGCCGGTTCCATGCCGAGGCCTGGGACCTGGACGCGGGGCCGATCTACCGCTCGCTGCGCCTGGACCACCGCAACCGGGGCGGGCGGCTGGGCTTCGTGTCGCTGATCGTCGAGGCGCGGAAGCCGGTGGGCGACCTGTAGGGCGGGGGCTACCCCGACTCCGGCCGGCCCGCCTGACGGGCGTAGTCGCGCCGGACCATCGCCGCGCCGCGCCGCAGACCGAAACGCTCGTAGAACGGCACGAGGTCCTCGTCGCAGGCCGTATCCACCATGTACAGGCCGTCCAGCCCCTCCAGCAGCGAGCGCATGAGCGCCGAGGCGACGCCCCGGCCCCGCCACGCTGGCCGCACCTCCAGCAGTGGGATATAAGCACACAGCACGCCGTCGCTGATCGCGTACACGAAGCCGATCACCTCACCGTCCTCGACCGCCAGCGCGAGATATGGCGCCCCGGCCAGGAGGCGGTACAGCGTGGCTGGCGTGGGCGGATTCGGCCAGCCCCCGAAAAAGCCGCCGAGTTGTGCGGGCGAGATGCCGTCCAGTGAGGCGCGCAGGTCCATGCCCCAGCCTGGAGCCTCAACCCCTGCCCAAGCATCGGCCAATTGGCAGGGGGCCGCCGATTGACCTAGATTCGTCGGCATGACTGGCGAAGCTCCGCTGCTGTTCACCCCCCTCAAGATCGCTGGGCTGACCCTGCCCAACCGCATCGTCGTCTCGCCCATGTGCATGTATTCGTCGCAAAACGGCATGCCCAACGAATTCCACCTCACCCACCTGGGTCAGTACGCGCTGGGCGGCGCGGGCCTGATCCTGACCGAGGCGGCGGCCGTGGTCCCCGAGGGCCGCATCACCCCCGACGACCTGGGGCTGTGGGACGACAAGCAGATGGTCCAGCTCGGGCACATCGTGGATTTCGTGCACCGCTACGGTGGGCGCATCGGCGTGCAGCTCGCGCACGCGGGGCGCA encodes:
- a CDS encoding class I SAM-dependent methyltransferase yields the protein MTGPAPLKVILGAGEQRWPGWVPTGREDLDLRDPASFARWFGARRADAFLCEHVWEHLTEAQGRAAARLCFEYLKPGGWLRCAVPDAHFPDPDYQRTVQVGGPGPADHPAADHRIVYDHRLFADVFASAGFGVRLLEYCDEAGRFHAEAWDLDAGPIYRSLRLDHRNRGGRLGFVSLIVEARKPVGDL
- a CDS encoding GNAT family N-acetyltransferase, translated to MDLRASLDGISPAQLGGFFGGWPNPPTPATLYRLLAGAPYLALAVEDGEVIGFVYAISDGVLCAYIPLLEVRPAWRGRGVASALMRSLLEGLDGLYMVDTACDEDLVPFYERFGLRRGAAMVRRDYARQAGRPESG